A DNA window from Ipomoea triloba cultivar NCNSP0323 chromosome 10, ASM357664v1 contains the following coding sequences:
- the LOC116033231 gene encoding probable LRR receptor-like serine/threonine-protein kinase At3g47570, with protein MGYKLQNLDGIGISSNRITGTIPSYISNCSYLTTIYFDSNGLSGPIPNSLGELRWLELLDLFDNNLTTESSSVGLNIVSSLANCRYLRELWLSNNALNTVLPSSFGNIPSAIGGLQELQYIILANNLLQGSIPNTFASMISLEHMDLSNNNLMGRIPKSLETLLYLKFLNVSFNKLSGEIPSKGPFKQFGYLSFLSNEGLCGSSRLKVPPCNPNSNSHRSIRRLLWIVLISIAILIVGISSVGLHKCKSKKSISTEVILFQEMVFPRISYYELQQATQGFDSSNLLGTGSFGSVYKGIFTNGSSFAIKVFNLQVEGAFKSFDIECQVLRNLRHRNLTKVISACSNLDFKALILQYMPHGSLDNWLYSENQSLNIMQRLNIMIDVACGLEYLHYGNSIPVVHCDLKPSNVLLDEDMVGHVSDFGISKLLGDDRSIAYTCTMATIGYIAPEYGSRGMVSTRSDVYSYGIMLMEVFTRKRPSNEMFSGDLSLQSWVYNSLSNTPDLIVDSTLLRAEELQLSQKLQYISTILELALNCTVESPKERVDIRHEFVIEDYY; from the exons ATGGGCTATAAACTTCAAAATCTTGATGGTATTGGCATTTCTTCTAATAGAATCACTGGAACTATTCCAAGCTATATCTCCAATTGTTCTTACCTGACGACCATATACTTTGATTCTAATGGTTTAAGTGGCCCAATTCCGAACTCTTTAGGAGAACTAAGATGGTTGGAATTATTGGACTTGTTTGATAATAATTTGACCACTGAATCTTCATCTGTTGGCCTCAATATTGTTAGTTCATTAGCAAACTGTAGATACTTGAGAGAACTTTGGTTAAGTAACAATGCTCTTAATACTGTCTTACCaagttcctttg GAAACATTCCAAGTGCCATTGGAGGTTTGCAAGAATTGCAATACATTATCCTAGCAAACAATCTTCTACAAGGATCTATTCCTAACACTTTTGCAAGTATGATTAGCTTGGAACATATGGATTTGTCAAACAATAATTTGATGGGTAGGATTCCCAAATCATTGGAGACACTCCTCTATCTCAAATTTTTGAATGTATCATTCAACAAATTAAGTGGAGAAATTCCAAGCAAAGGTCCTTTTAAACAGTTTGGTTATCTATCATTTTTGTCCAATGAAGGGCTGTGTGGTTCCTCAAGGCTAAAAGTACCACCTTGTAATCCTAATTCTAACTCGCATCGATCTATAAGGAGATTGCTTTGGATTGTACTAATCTCTATAGCTATATTGATTGTGGGAATCTCATCGGTTGGATTGCATAAATGCAAAAGTAAAAAGTCAATTTCTACTGAAGTTATTTTGTTTCAAGAAATGGTGTTTCCGAGAATTTCTTATTATGAACTTCAACAAGCAACTCAAGGGTTTGATAGCAGTAACTTGCTAGGGACTGGAAGCTTTGGTTCTGTTTATAAGGGCATATTTACTAATGGGTCGTCCTTCGCCATCAAGGTATTTAATTTGCAAGTTGAAGGTGCATTCAAGAGCTTTGATATAGAATGTCAAGTGTTGCGCAACCTCCGTCATAGAAATCTCACAAAGGTCATTAGTGCTTGCTCTAACTTAGACTTTAAAGCACTCATACTTCAGTACATGCCTCATGGTAGCCTAGACAATTGGTTATATTCTGAAAATCAATCGTTAAACATCATGCAAAGATTAAACATAATGATTGATGTGGCATGTGGGTTAGAGTATTTGCATTATGGTAACAGTATTCCAGTTGTTCATTGTGATCTAAAGCCAAGTAATGTATTACTTGATGAAGATATGGTGGGACACGTAAGTGATTTTGGGATCTCAAAGTTACTTGGAGATGATAGATCAATTGCTTATACATGTACCATGGCTACAATTGGATATATTGCCCCAG AGTATGGATCAAGAGGAATGGTTTCCACAAGAAGTGACGTTTATAGTTATGGAATAATGTTAATGGAAGTTTTCACAAGGAAGCGCCCAAGTAATGAAATGTTTTCAGGAGACCTTAGTTTACAGAGTTGGGTTTATAATTCACTTTCTAACACTCCTGATCTGATTGTGGACTCTACCTTATTAAGGGCCGAAGAATTGCAACTTAGTCAAAAATTGCAATACATATCAACTATTTTGGAGTTGGCTTTGAATTGCACAGTGGAATCTCCTAAAGAGAGGGTTGATATTCGA CATGAGTTTGTTATTGAAGACTATTACTGA